In Cervus elaphus chromosome 16, mCerEla1.1, whole genome shotgun sequence, a single window of DNA contains:
- the CDCA2 gene encoding cell division cycle-associated protein 2 — protein sequence MDTCLQDSEPLQTKESSINNSGNTPFILGNGKLVTPHKQGAEMTPNDCTSETFKSPLNFSTVTVEQLGITPESFVNNSSGKSSPYLKKSRRRSTIGLRGLPETNHLIRFVAEQRSLTNASLTQTSPFQGSPALYRNVYSLREQMSAFHLAFNCIKENEKMTDCPEFSEAEGVFKTRDSTKKESLGECQLSEFSAQSPSKRRRISSPSSSDVNVTDAVRLQTPNVNVAACPSTDMKCTVETFADLSQKFSASGLNLQSGCLMNESPLLSELTEASSGIQDAASVEGRGPSDAVSVDKCTEVSTDTAPEVRSLVTPLCQKDPLSSKTFVLRSVLKKPAVKLCVESLQEHHDNLYNDGACPGLTSSLANCCKEQTAVLSSTKKRKRVTFGEDLSPEVFDESLPANTPLRKGQTPVRRRDLSSLSPPLLEQSPVPERLPQPDFDDKGENLENIEPLQVSLAVLSSLNMSSIAETLSGPDTSASSSDQENIASFRVGRATRTSDRRRKLISFSEESVSNLLNAEAQPCKEKKTNRRKSQESKRADRVLPQKNRVLKSCRKKKGKGKRSGVQKSLYGERDIASKKPLLSPIPELPEVSETPLVGSLVRRMYPDDFNSNGKFEEVMLPKRENLLSQDPEDWQVIQSFNKDDASESCSSDMESSSSFSNATFEQDANINSIEMDENENIPKAITLESENELKSGTECENSHISCTLVTVTPIVSGNPKPDFPLQSQELSAAGQNVENLFKISEDMSIKCGKQSGFSIIPEDKLQTEHLTPDSQKQCDCSEEVLTDRRRVSQSQGEGLGPNSTASCSSVSDRERKYRGHSVGGSDGLGLHLEKTSSLQPSYSMSSSVEVSLENSQLCEDLSDCIEQSLQRTKGQTKVRRSLRLQKSLESAGGLVWVSPPPPPASCASRRTKRRTIGTLDGRGLEPGSSRQDPCTPASTSGENGEGFTAAPAARLPGKRRRRSFCVSALVSPKSTTQARGYKRRSFLSQKGENTLQGTLRESDPSEN from the exons aTGGATACTTGTTTACAAGACAGTGAGCCCCTTCAAACCAAGGAGTCTTCTATTAATAACAGTG GAAACACccctttcattttgggaaatggGAAGCTTGTAACTCCCCACAAGCAGGGAGCTGAAATGACTCCTAATGATTGCACATCAGAGACTTTTAAATCACCTTTGAACTTTTCCACAGTAACTGTGGAGCAATTGGGAATTACACCTGAAAGCTTTGTAAATAACTCTTCAG GAAAGTCATCACCCTACCTTAAAAAATCCAGACGGCGCTCTACAATTGGTCTGCGGGGCCTTCCTGAAACAAATCATCTAATTCGTTTCGTTGCTGAGCAGCGGAGTTTAACGAATGCTTCTTTGACCCAGACTTCCCCTTTTCAG GGCAGCCCTGCTTTGTATCgaaatgtttattctttaagaGAGCAAATGTCTGCCTTCCATTTGGCTTTTAACTGCATAAAGGAAAACGAGAAAATGACTGACTGTCCTGAATTCTCAGAGGCGGAAGGAGTGTTCAAGACCAGAGACTCGA CCAAAAAGGAAAGTCTTGGTGAATGTCAGCTGTCTGAGTTCTCTGCACAGTCACCATCCAAACGTCGGAGGATATCCTCTCCAAGCAGCTCTGATGTAAATGTAACTGATGCGGTTCGTCTCCAGACACCCAACGTCAATGTCGCTGCTTGTCCCAGTACAGACATGAAGTGTACTGTTGAAACCTTTGCTGATCTCTCCCAG AAATTTTCTGCATCTGGTTTAAATCTACAGTCTGGATGTTTAATGAATGAGTCTCCTCTACTTTCAGAACTTACAGAGGCTTCAAGTG GAATCCAGGATGCTGCCTCCGTAGAAGGGAGAGGACCCAGTGATGCCGTTTCGGTTGATAAATGTACAGAAGTGAGCACAGACACAGCTCCCGAAGTCAGGTCCCTGGTTACCCCACTGTGCCAGAAGGACCCTCTGTCCTCCAAGACGTTTGTCCTACGTTCTGTCCTGAAGAAACCCGCTGTGAAGCTGTGTGTAGAAAGCCTTCAG gaACACCATGACAACCTCTATAATGATGGGGCTTGTCCAGGCTTAACCTCCAGTCTTGCAAACTGTTGCAAAGAACAAACAGCAG TCTTGTCAAGtacaaagaagaggaagagagttaCTTTCGGAGAGGACCTAAGCCCTGAAGTGTTTGATGAATCTTTGCCAGCTAACACTCCACTGCGTAAAGGACAAACACCTGTCCGTAGAAGGGATTTAAGTAGCCTCAGTCCCCCGCTACTTGAACAGTCTCCGGTTCCTGAGCGGCTGCCTCAACCAGATTTTGATGACAAGGGAGAGAATCTT GAAAACATAGAGCCTCTTCAGGTTTCGCTTGCCGTTTTGAGTTCTCTTAATATGTCTTCAATTGCTGAGACTCTTTCAG GCCCTGATACCTCTGCCTCTTCAAGTGACCAGGAGAACATAGCCTCCTTCAGAGTCGGTAGAGCAACGCGGACCTCTGACAGAAGAAGG AAGTTGATCAGTTTTTCGGAAGAGAGTGTTAGCAACTTACTCAATGCAGAAGCTCAGccttgtaaagaaaagaaaactaataggAGGAAGTCTCAAGAAAGCAAGCGTGCAGACAGAGTCCTTCCTCAAAAGAATCGG GTTTTAAAAAGttgcagaaagaagaaaggaaagggaaaaagaagtggTGTCCAGAAGTCTTTATATGGAGAAAGAGACATTGCCTCTAAGAAGCCGCTCTTGAGCCCTATCCCTGAGCTGCCCGAGGTCTCTGAGACGCCGTTGGTTGGGAGCCTCGTTCGGAGGATGTACCCAG ATGATTTCAACTCAAATGGTAAATTTGAAGAAGTGATGCTTCCGAAGAGAGAAAATCTTTTGTCTCAGGACCCAGAAGATTGGCAGGTGATTCAAAGCTTTAATAAAGACGATGCATCTGAGTCCTGCAGCTCTGACATGGAAAGTTCCTCATCTTTTAGTAATGCTACTTTTGAGCAAGATGCAAATATAAATTCTATAGaaatggatgaaaatgaaaatatcccAAAAGCAATTACATTGGAAAGTGAAAACGAACTAAAATCCGGGACTGAGTGTGAAAACAGCCATATTTCTTGTACTTTGGTGACTGTCACCCCCATCGTATCGGGTAATCCAAAACCCGATTTTCCCCTGCAGTCCCAAGAACTTTCTGCTGCTGGTCAAAATGTGGAAAACCTCTTTAAAATCTCAGAAGATATGAGCATCAAATGTGGAAAACAGAGTGGCTTCTCAATCATTCCAGAAGACAAACTACAGACTGAGCATCTCACACCCGATTCACAAAAACAATGTGATTGTTCAGAAGAGGTCTTAACTGACCGGAGAAGAGTAAGTCAAAGTCAAGGTGAGGGTTTGGGACCAAACTCCACAGCAAGTTGCAGTAGTGTGagtgacagagagagaaaatacagaGGACACTCTGTGGGTGGTTCTGATGGGCTGGGTTTACATTTGGAAAAAACCAGCAGCCTCCAACCTTCCTACAGCATGAGCAGCTCAGTAGAAGTTAGTTTAGAAAATTCCCAACTGTGTGAAGACTTATCTGATTGCATTGAGCAAAGCCTTCAGAGAACAAAGGGCCAAACCAAAGTAAGACGCAGCTTGAGGCTGCAGAAAAGTTTGGAAAGCGCAGGAGGGCTCGTGTGGGTTTCACCTCCACCGCCTCCCGCCTCCTGCGCTTCCCGGAGAACCAAGAGGAGGACAATAGGTACTCTTGACGGCAGAGGCTTGGAGCCTGGGTCCTCCAGGCAGGATCCTTGCACGCCCGCCTCCACATCAGGTGAGAATGGTGAGGGCTTTACCGCTGCTCCTGCTGCCCGTTTaccagggaagaggaggaggagaagcttCTGTGTCTCTGCACTTGTCAGTCCTAAAAGCACCACCCAGGCAAGAGGCTACAAAAGAAGATCCTTTCTCAGCCAGAAGGGAGAGAACACGCTCCAAGGGACTTTGAGAGAATCAGACCCATCAGAGAACTGA